A genomic segment from Pseudoduganella chitinolytica encodes:
- a CDS encoding (2Fe-2S) ferredoxin domain-containing protein: MRTHDRHVFMCVGPRCTSTEGRAQAVFERMGEMIDARPDLAVKRTRTHCMVACKFEGPVLVVYPEGVWYQRVDEAAAARIVDEHLAGGREVADLIFHRLGHGDTCEPAPKP; the protein is encoded by the coding sequence CCACGTCTTCATGTGTGTCGGCCCTCGCTGCACCAGCACCGAGGGCCGCGCCCAGGCCGTGTTCGAACGGATGGGCGAGATGATCGACGCCCGGCCCGACCTGGCGGTCAAGCGCACTCGCACCCATTGCATGGTCGCCTGCAAGTTCGAGGGTCCCGTGCTGGTCGTCTATCCCGAAGGCGTGTGGTACCAGCGCGTGGACGAAGCGGCGGCCGCGCGCATCGTCGACGAACACCTGGCGGGCGGCCGTGAAGTGGCCGACCTGATCTTCCATCGCCTGGGCCACGGCGACACCTGCGAGCCGGCGCCGAAACCATGA
- a CDS encoding cobalt-precorrin-7 (C(5))-methyltransferase produces MIVCIGAGPGDTGYLTQRGAELIRNADVVAGFDAVLNVVQALIPASARVIGMGYRDQVAQLDKVAAEHHAGKRCVVVFMGDIHFSGFQYLERVERACGHPVESLPGISSAQILASRARVCFDETTFITFHRRGDLAPFKRHLVRVLEDQRNAIVIPCPWDEARSFMPWHIAAYLMEQGIPADHPVEVWENLTRGEAEWHGTLAECAEHRCSDMSIMLIRTLAPMASQIEPAP; encoded by the coding sequence ATGATCGTATGTATCGGCGCGGGACCCGGCGACACGGGCTACCTGACGCAACGGGGGGCGGAACTGATCCGCAATGCGGACGTGGTGGCGGGTTTCGACGCCGTGCTCAATGTCGTGCAGGCGCTGATTCCCGCGTCCGCGCGCGTCATCGGCATGGGCTACCGCGACCAGGTCGCGCAGCTGGACAAGGTTGCGGCCGAGCACCACGCCGGCAAGCGCTGTGTCGTCGTCTTCATGGGCGACATCCACTTCAGCGGTTTCCAGTACCTCGAACGCGTCGAGCGCGCCTGCGGCCATCCGGTCGAATCGCTGCCCGGCATCTCGTCGGCCCAGATCCTGGCCTCGCGCGCCCGCGTGTGCTTCGACGAGACCACCTTCATCACCTTCCACCGCCGCGGCGACCTGGCACCGTTCAAGCGCCACCTGGTACGCGTGCTGGAGGACCAGCGCAACGCCATTGTCATCCCGTGCCCGTGGGACGAGGCGCGCTCCTTCATGCCCTGGCATATCGCGGCCTACCTGATGGAGCAGGGCATTCCGGCCGATCACCCCGTCGAGGTGTGGGAGAACCTGACGCGCGGCGAGGCGGAGTGGCACGGCACGCTGGCCGAGTGCGCCGAACACCGCTGCTCGGACATGAGCATCATGCTGATCCGCACGCTGGCGCCGATGGCCAGCCAGATCGAGCCGGCGCCATGA
- a CDS encoding cobaltochelatase subunit CobN: MNEFPRIALLTHASNDLTVLHQASAQLPAGFGPVAGIALQERDEDSPPLATLLEGELRGARVIVVRVLGRLGGVPGFAELAEAARRQGRHLLVVSGTGEPDPELAAVSTVGAGVAQMALAYFQAGGGANLAQLLRYLSDHLLLTGHGFEPAQPLPEHGIHHPDLPPGATLADWQALRDPARPAAGIVFYRAHWMSGNTRFIDALLAALEARGLDVLPVFTSSLRAADGAATPAALRYFGSDGAAHVDVLINTTSFAMGEITPGGPTPAGWSVGVLEQLDVPVLQAITSGMTQPQWQQSARGLNPLDTAMNVVLPEFDGRIITVPLSFKERAAGLPGEAVEYAPLADRAARIAGIAARWTRLKRLPNRDKRVAFMFTNSSSKAAQIGNAVGLDAPASLMRILAALAEAGYHIGDLPADGTALIHDLVARCSYDNLHVTEHQLAHAAGRVSSARYGEWFAELPAPLQEKMLAQWGAPPGEAYVHDGHLALAGIELGNAFVALQPPRGYGMDPDAIYHQPDLPPTHHYYALYRWLRDEWRADAIVHVGKHGTMEWLPGKGVGLSEACFPDALLGDLPLFYPFIINDPGEGSQAKRRAHAVVVDHLTPPMTTADTYGALAQLTQLVDEYYQVEVLDPAKLPLLQQQIWELVKQTNLDADMRMRLLHHDHDHDHDHDHDHDHDHGHHHHGHDHDHDHHDHDHDGELPAALAEMGGSDVAHLIEDLDGYLCELGSAQIRDGLHILGRCPDDEQMPDMLAALTRLPNQDVPGLQAAVAQLFGLTVDMLLDHGAGRINAAPALARLAGRAVVSRANALEAVDLLCRRLFEQLGQAGYAPQAIDAVLDRVFGTLDDGDAAAPRLQPAARAKASVVTQLGRPRAKPVAAVAIAKPVTAGPARFDDLRRVLDFACRELVPKLRRASDEIDNLVAGLSGRYVPAGPSGSPTRGMAHILPTGRNFYSVDPRSVPSQSAWRVGQQLAREVLERYRRETGGWPEGVAVSVWGTSAMRTHGDDVAQILALLGVRPVWRHESRQVCGIEIVPLAELGRPRIDVTTRISGFFRDAFPQLIELVDDAVQQVIRLDEPLTHNFVRKHYLAELAQGIGAGLDEPEAARRAGYRIFGAKPGSYGAGILPLVQQRNWEGDADFAEAYVNWGGYAYGRGSQGTDQRDAFRTRLAGVQVALHNQDNREHDIFDSDDYLQFHGGMIATIRALSGQQPRHYFGDSHDPARAQVRDLKEETLRVFRSRVVNPKWLASIQRHGYKGGLELTATVDYLFGYDATAQVMDDWMYEDVAQSYAFDAAMQRFLQEANPWAQNAITERLLEAAGRGMWTAPKPETLERLRQLYLDSEALLEARGETARGS, translated from the coding sequence ATGAACGAATTCCCCCGCATCGCGCTGCTGACGCACGCATCGAACGACCTGACGGTGCTGCACCAGGCCAGCGCCCAGCTGCCGGCAGGCTTCGGCCCCGTCGCGGGCATCGCCTTGCAGGAGCGCGACGAGGATTCGCCGCCACTGGCCACGCTGCTGGAAGGCGAACTGCGAGGCGCCCGCGTGATCGTCGTGCGCGTACTGGGCCGGCTGGGCGGCGTGCCCGGGTTTGCCGAACTGGCCGAGGCGGCACGGCGCCAGGGCCGGCACCTGCTCGTCGTCAGCGGTACGGGTGAACCCGATCCGGAACTGGCCGCCGTGTCGACGGTGGGCGCGGGCGTGGCGCAGATGGCGCTGGCCTATTTCCAGGCCGGCGGCGGCGCCAACCTGGCGCAGCTGCTGCGCTACCTGTCCGACCACCTGCTGCTGACGGGCCATGGCTTCGAGCCGGCGCAACCGCTGCCGGAGCATGGCATCCACCATCCCGACCTGCCGCCCGGCGCCACCCTGGCCGATTGGCAGGCGCTGCGCGACCCCGCGCGACCCGCTGCCGGCATCGTGTTCTACCGCGCCCACTGGATGAGCGGGAATACGCGCTTCATCGACGCGCTGCTGGCGGCGCTGGAGGCGCGCGGCCTGGACGTGCTGCCCGTGTTCACGTCTTCGCTGCGCGCTGCCGACGGTGCGGCCACGCCGGCCGCGCTGCGCTACTTCGGCAGCGACGGCGCGGCGCACGTCGATGTCCTGATCAACACGACGTCGTTCGCCATGGGCGAGATCACGCCGGGCGGTCCCACCCCGGCCGGCTGGTCGGTCGGCGTGCTCGAGCAGCTGGACGTGCCCGTGCTGCAGGCCATCACGAGCGGCATGACCCAGCCGCAGTGGCAGCAGTCGGCACGGGGCCTGAATCCCCTCGACACGGCGATGAACGTGGTGCTGCCCGAATTCGACGGCCGCATCATCACCGTGCCGCTGTCGTTCAAGGAACGCGCCGCCGGCCTGCCGGGCGAGGCGGTGGAGTACGCCCCGCTGGCCGACCGCGCCGCGCGCATCGCCGGCATCGCGGCGCGCTGGACGCGCCTGAAACGGCTGCCCAACCGCGACAAGCGTGTCGCGTTCATGTTCACCAATTCCAGCAGCAAGGCGGCGCAGATCGGCAATGCCGTGGGCCTGGACGCGCCGGCGTCGCTGATGCGCATCCTGGCTGCGCTGGCCGAGGCGGGGTACCACATCGGCGACCTGCCGGCGGACGGCACGGCGCTGATCCACGACCTGGTGGCGCGCTGCTCCTACGACAACCTGCACGTGACGGAACACCAGCTGGCGCACGCCGCCGGGCGCGTCTCGTCCGCGCGTTACGGCGAGTGGTTCGCCGAGCTGCCGGCGCCGCTGCAAGAGAAGATGCTGGCACAGTGGGGCGCGCCACCGGGCGAAGCCTACGTGCACGACGGCCACCTGGCGCTGGCCGGCATCGAACTGGGCAACGCCTTCGTCGCGCTGCAGCCGCCACGCGGCTACGGCATGGACCCGGACGCGATCTACCACCAGCCCGACCTGCCGCCCACCCACCATTACTACGCGCTGTACCGCTGGCTGCGCGACGAGTGGCGCGCGGATGCGATCGTCCACGTCGGCAAGCACGGCACGATGGAATGGCTGCCGGGGAAGGGCGTCGGCCTGTCCGAAGCCTGCTTCCCCGATGCGCTGCTGGGCGACCTGCCGCTGTTCTACCCGTTCATCATCAACGATCCGGGCGAAGGCTCGCAGGCCAAGCGCCGCGCCCACGCGGTCGTGGTGGATCACCTGACGCCGCCGATGACGACGGCCGATACATACGGCGCACTGGCGCAACTGACACAGCTGGTGGACGAGTACTACCAGGTCGAGGTGCTGGATCCGGCGAAGCTGCCGCTGTTGCAGCAGCAGATCTGGGAACTGGTCAAGCAGACCAACCTGGACGCGGACATGCGCATGCGGCTGCTGCACCACGACCACGACCACGACCACGACCACGACCACGATCATGACCATGATCACGGACATCACCACCATGGTCATGACCACGATCATGACCACCACGACCACGACCACGACGGCGAGCTGCCGGCCGCGCTGGCGGAGATGGGCGGCTCCGATGTCGCCCACCTGATCGAAGACCTGGACGGCTACCTGTGCGAACTGGGCTCGGCGCAGATCCGGGACGGCCTGCACATCCTGGGCCGCTGTCCGGACGACGAGCAGATGCCCGACATGCTGGCGGCGTTGACCCGCTTGCCGAACCAGGATGTGCCGGGCCTGCAGGCTGCCGTCGCCCAGCTGTTCGGGCTGACGGTGGACATGCTGCTTGACCATGGCGCTGGCCGGATCAACGCGGCACCGGCGCTGGCACGCCTGGCCGGCCGCGCCGTCGTCTCACGCGCCAATGCGCTGGAAGCGGTCGACCTGCTGTGCCGGCGCCTGTTCGAGCAACTGGGACAGGCCGGCTATGCGCCGCAGGCCATCGATGCGGTGCTGGACCGCGTGTTCGGCACGCTGGACGATGGCGACGCCGCCGCGCCACGGCTGCAGCCGGCCGCGCGCGCCAAGGCCAGCGTCGTCACGCAACTCGGCCGGCCGCGTGCGAAACCCGTCGCCGCGGTCGCCATCGCCAAGCCGGTGACGGCCGGCCCGGCGCGGTTCGACGACCTGCGCCGCGTGCTCGATTTCGCCTGCCGCGAGCTGGTACCAAAGCTGCGCCGTGCCAGCGACGAGATCGACAACCTGGTCGCGGGCCTGTCCGGCCGCTACGTACCCGCTGGTCCGAGCGGCTCGCCCACCCGCGGCATGGCGCACATCCTGCCGACAGGGCGCAATTTCTACTCCGTCGATCCGCGCAGCGTACCGTCGCAATCGGCGTGGCGCGTCGGCCAGCAACTGGCGCGCGAAGTGCTGGAACGCTACCGCCGCGAGACCGGCGGCTGGCCGGAAGGCGTGGCCGTCAGCGTCTGGGGTACCAGCGCGATGCGTACGCACGGCGACGACGTCGCCCAGATCCTGGCGCTGCTGGGCGTGCGGCCCGTGTGGCGCCACGAAAGCCGGCAGGTATGCGGCATCGAGATCGTGCCGCTGGCGGAACTGGGCCGCCCCCGCATCGACGTGACGACCCGTATCAGCGGTTTTTTCCGCGACGCGTTCCCGCAGCTGATCGAACTGGTGGACGACGCCGTGCAGCAGGTGATCCGGCTGGACGAACCGCTCACGCACAACTTCGTGCGCAAGCACTACCTGGCCGAGCTGGCGCAGGGCATCGGCGCGGGCCTGGACGAGCCGGAGGCGGCGCGGCGCGCGGGCTACCGGATCTTCGGCGCCAAGCCGGGCAGCTACGGCGCCGGCATCCTGCCGCTGGTCCAGCAGCGCAACTGGGAAGGCGACGCCGATTTTGCCGAAGCCTACGTCAACTGGGGCGGCTATGCCTACGGGCGCGGCAGCCAGGGTACGGACCAGCGCGACGCCTTCCGCACCCGGCTGGCCGGCGTGCAGGTAGCGCTGCACAACCAGGACAACCGCGAGCACGACATCTTCGACAGCGACGACTACCTGCAGTTCCACGGCGGGATGATCGCGACGATCCGGGCATTGTCGGGCCAGCAGCCGCGCCATTACTTCGGCGACAGCCACGACCCGGCGCGGGCCCAGGTGCGCGACCTGAAGGAAGAGACGTTGCGGGTATTCCGTTCGCGCGTCGTCAACCCGAAATGGCTGGCCAGCATCCAGCGTCACGGCTACAAGGGCGGCCTGGAGCTGACAGCCACGGTCGACTACCTGTTCGGCTACGACGCCACCGCGCAGGTGATGGACGACTGGATGTACGAGGACGTGGCGCAGTCGTACGCCTTCGACGCCGCCATGCAGCGCTTCCTGCAGGAGGCCAACCCGTGGGCACAGAACGCCATTACCGAGCGGCTGCTGGAGGCGGCCGGCCGCGGCATGTGGACCGCGCCGAAGCCGGAAACGCTGGAGCGGCTGCGCCAGTTGTACCTGGACAGCGAGGCGCTGCTGGAAGCGCGTGGCGAGACCGCGCGCGGCAGCTGA
- a CDS encoding putative cobaltochelatase has protein sequence MSTAIFPFAAIVGQSQLRTALMLCAVDPSIGGVLIRGDKGTAKSTAARALAAVLPPVQRTPGCAFNCPPGGTCEHCTVCAAGTPAPSPVPFVTLPLGATEDRVLGSLDIAQALQGGRSFQPGLLAGAHRGVLYIDEVNLLADHLVDVLLDVAAMGVNSVQREGLSVSHPARFTLVGTMNLEEGDLRPQLLDRFGLMVEVTAPRDKAERSEVVRRRIAFEADPAGFAARWQDEQQALQARLATAQALLPDVALDDAMLDLISHLCCEFDVASLRADIVLHKTSRALAALDGRMAVTPADLRTAAQLVLPHRRRRKPFEQPGLDDERLDELLRDAAPPPPADAAGEDGQDNEEGEQEAPRAGGDEEEVFAAAATGAAPRIAVEAQVAYGAAGRRSTAAQAPRGHALRAVPDEQPTSIAIGATLRSAALRGSTTVARADLHQQVRAGTGANLILFVVDASGSMAAQRRMEALKGAVLNLLTDAYQRRDQVAVVAFRGQQAELLLAPTRSVDLAEQRLRELPTGGRTPLPHALQLALEALQRADGGGTPLPPLLVILTDGRANVPLAAGGDPWREALALADALAERRTPALVIDTEQGYLRLGRAAQLAQALGADCLTLEELSADSLALTVRARLGQ, from the coding sequence ATGAGTACCGCCATTTTTCCGTTCGCCGCCATTGTCGGCCAGTCGCAACTGCGCACGGCCCTGATGCTGTGCGCCGTCGATCCTTCCATCGGCGGAGTCCTGATCCGCGGCGACAAGGGCACGGCCAAGAGCACGGCCGCGCGCGCGCTGGCGGCGGTGCTGCCGCCCGTCCAGCGCACGCCTGGTTGTGCGTTCAACTGCCCGCCTGGCGGCACGTGCGAACACTGCACCGTGTGCGCCGCCGGCACGCCGGCACCGTCACCCGTGCCGTTCGTCACGCTGCCGCTGGGCGCGACCGAAGACCGCGTGCTGGGCAGCCTCGACATCGCCCAGGCCCTGCAGGGAGGCCGCTCCTTCCAACCCGGCCTGCTGGCCGGCGCGCACCGCGGCGTGCTGTACATCGACGAAGTCAACCTGCTGGCCGACCACCTGGTGGACGTGCTGCTGGACGTGGCGGCGATGGGCGTCAACAGCGTGCAGCGCGAGGGCCTGTCGGTGTCGCACCCGGCCCGCTTCACGCTGGTGGGCACGATGAACCTGGAGGAGGGCGACCTGCGGCCGCAGCTGCTCGACCGCTTCGGCCTGATGGTCGAGGTGACGGCGCCACGCGACAAGGCCGAGCGCTCCGAGGTGGTACGCCGCCGCATCGCCTTCGAGGCCGACCCGGCCGGCTTTGCCGCCCGCTGGCAGGACGAGCAGCAAGCCTTGCAGGCCCGCCTGGCCACGGCGCAGGCGCTGCTGCCGGACGTTGCGCTGGACGATGCGATGCTGGACCTGATCAGCCACTTGTGCTGCGAGTTCGACGTGGCCAGCCTGCGCGCCGACATCGTGCTGCACAAGACATCTCGCGCGCTGGCCGCGCTGGATGGCCGCATGGCGGTCACGCCGGCCGACCTGCGCACGGCGGCGCAGCTGGTGCTGCCGCACCGGCGCCGCCGCAAGCCGTTCGAACAGCCGGGCCTGGACGACGAGCGGCTGGATGAATTACTGCGTGACGCGGCGCCACCGCCGCCTGCCGACGCGGCAGGCGAGGACGGCCAGGACAACGAGGAAGGCGAGCAGGAAGCACCACGTGCCGGCGGCGACGAGGAAGAAGTGTTCGCCGCTGCCGCCACCGGTGCGGCGCCGCGCATCGCCGTCGAGGCGCAAGTCGCTTATGGCGCCGCGGGCCGGCGCAGCACGGCGGCCCAGGCGCCACGCGGTCATGCGCTGCGCGCAGTGCCGGACGAACAGCCCACCAGCATCGCCATCGGCGCCACCTTGCGCAGCGCGGCGCTGCGCGGCAGCACGACCGTGGCACGGGCCGACCTGCACCAGCAGGTGCGGGCCGGCACCGGCGCCAACCTGATCCTGTTTGTCGTCGATGCCTCCGGTTCGATGGCGGCGCAGCGGCGCATGGAGGCGTTGAAGGGCGCGGTGCTGAACCTGCTGACGGATGCCTACCAGCGGCGCGACCAGGTGGCCGTCGTCGCGTTCCGCGGCCAGCAGGCCGAGTTGCTGCTGGCGCCGACGCGCAGCGTCGACCTGGCCGAGCAGCGCCTGCGCGAGCTGCCCACGGGCGGGCGCACGCCGCTGCCGCACGCGCTGCAACTGGCGCTGGAAGCGCTGCAGCGTGCGGATGGGGGCGGTACGCCGTTGCCGCCGTTGCTCGTGATCCTGACGGACGGCCGCGCCAACGTGCCGCTGGCGGCCGGCGGCGATCCATGGCGCGAAGCGCTGGCGCTGGCCGATGCGCTGGCGGAACGCCGCACGCCGGCACTGGTGATCGACACGGAACAGGGCTACCTGCGGCTGGGCCGCGCGGCGCAACTGGCGCAGGCGCTGGGCGCAGACTGCCTGACGCTGGAAGAGCTGTCGGCCGACAGCCTGGCGCTGACCGTGCGCGCGCGGCTGGGACAATAA